A portion of the Luxibacter massiliensis genome contains these proteins:
- a CDS encoding Y-family DNA polymerase has translation MSLENVIFHIDVNSAFLSWEAVYRLQHLGGKADLREQVSAVAGDVAMRHGIILAKSIPAKQYSIKTGETILEAKKKCPRLILVPPNYDLYERCSAAFVKILRQYTPIVEQYSIDECFMDMTGTQKLWGEPVTAANRIRTQIREELGFTVNIGISENKLLAKMASDFEKPDRVHTLWKEEVGEKMWPLPVHDLFFVGRAATKKLLNLGIQTIGELAHTEPEILRTHLKKHGELVWRFANGEDVSKVQEEPPPNKGYGNSVTIAFDVCDAPTAKLVLLALAETVGTRLRKDGVQAEVIAVGIKSYDLQYASHQMTLGRGTDITLEIYQSACRLFHELWNGMPIRHLGIHTSRVNDRIDMRQLDLFDQTDYERLERLDEVIDKIRERYGNDSVRRAAFLGGRIDHMSGGISREKRSVDYKKVRIE, from the coding sequence ATAAGTTTGGAGAATGTGATTTTTCATATTGATGTAAACAGTGCATTTCTAAGCTGGGAAGCAGTATATCGTCTCCAGCATTTAGGCGGAAAAGCCGATCTGCGGGAGCAGGTTTCGGCAGTGGCGGGGGATGTGGCTATGCGCCATGGCATTATATTGGCTAAATCTATCCCAGCAAAGCAATATAGTATTAAAACTGGGGAGACAATCCTCGAGGCAAAGAAAAAGTGTCCGAGGCTGATATTGGTTCCCCCTAATTATGACTTATATGAGCGGTGCTCTGCCGCCTTTGTGAAAATCCTACGCCAATATACGCCTATAGTGGAACAGTATTCTATTGATGAATGTTTTATGGATATGACGGGGACACAAAAGCTCTGGGGAGAACCAGTGACGGCGGCAAACCGGATACGTACCCAGATCCGGGAAGAATTGGGGTTTACTGTAAATATAGGAATCTCTGAGAACAAGCTGCTGGCAAAAATGGCCAGTGATTTTGAAAAACCGGACAGAGTACACACCCTTTGGAAGGAGGAGGTTGGGGAAAAAATGTGGCCTCTCCCAGTTCATGACTTGTTCTTTGTAGGCCGGGCAGCCACAAAAAAGTTATTAAATCTGGGTATTCAGACCATTGGAGAGTTGGCACATACGGAGCCGGAGATTTTAAGGACCCATTTGAAAAAGCATGGGGAGTTGGTCTGGAGATTTGCAAATGGAGAAGACGTATCCAAAGTTCAGGAGGAGCCGCCGCCCAATAAAGGGTATGGAAATTCTGTGACTATTGCCTTTGATGTCTGTGATGCGCCTACAGCTAAACTTGTTCTATTGGCTTTGGCCGAGACAGTGGGAACCCGCCTTCGGAAAGACGGCGTACAGGCAGAAGTTATTGCAGTGGGGATTAAAAGTTATGACTTGCAGTACGCCAGCCATCAAATGACACTGGGCCGCGGAACAGATATTACTTTAGAAATTTATCAGAGTGCCTGCAGGTTATTCCATGAATTGTGGAATGGGATGCCAATCCGGCATCTGGGAATCCATACCAGCAGGGTCAATGACCGGATAGATATGCGGCAGTTGGATTTGTTTGACCAGACAGATTATGAGAGATTAGAAAGATTGGACGAGGTTATTGATAAAATCCGGGAGAGGTATGGAAATGATTCTGTCAGGCGAGCTGCATTTCTGGGGGGAAGGATTGACCATATGTCTGGCGGGATCAGCCGCGAGAAACGGTCGGTAGACTATAAGAAGGTCAGAATTGAGTGA
- a CDS encoding magnesium transporter CorA family protein — MFKITSLDNVSAAFDEAGKGIAESGRLYEYLTEQYTAPFESYMNFDLCSFDWYNVHSAESRTHRIFIYYDRENLLVFCENDFTAQHMQKLAADAGESNEKIMYKFFGSLLKDDMQYIDSFEAEITDTEDSAIEGSRKDYLDSIIQYRKELLRLKRYYTQLQVIFDNMSDNDNGILSEEAARHFNVLNNRVTRCYSAVLNLRDYITQMREAYQAQIDIEQNSLMKFFTLITALFLPLTLMVGWYGMNFKNMPELLDPWGYPVFILASFLVIVVLIIYFKKKKWL; from the coding sequence ATGTTTAAAATTACCAGTTTGGATAACGTATCCGCTGCCTTTGATGAAGCAGGCAAAGGAATTGCGGAAAGCGGCCGTCTATATGAATATTTGACAGAGCAGTATACAGCGCCTTTTGAGTCTTATATGAATTTTGACCTCTGCAGTTTTGACTGGTATAACGTCCATAGCGCTGAAAGTAGGACGCACCGGATATTTATTTACTATGACCGGGAGAATTTACTGGTTTTCTGTGAGAACGATTTTACGGCTCAACATATGCAGAAGTTAGCGGCAGATGCGGGGGAAAGCAACGAGAAGATAATGTATAAATTTTTTGGAAGCCTCCTAAAGGATGATATGCAATATATTGATTCCTTTGAAGCGGAAATTACGGATACTGAGGATAGCGCTATTGAAGGAAGCCGGAAGGACTATCTGGACAGCATTATACAATACCGTAAAGAGCTGCTGCGGCTAAAGCGGTATTATACACAGCTGCAAGTTATTTTTGATAATATGTCAGATAATGATAATGGTATTCTCTCAGAGGAGGCCGCGCGTCATTTTAATGTATTAAACAACCGTGTGACCCGCTGTTATTCCGCGGTTTTAAATTTACGGGATTATATTACTCAAATGCGGGAAGCATACCAGGCGCAGATTGATATTGAACAGAATTCATTGATGAAATTTTTTACACTGATTACGGCCCTTTTCTTGCCATTGACTTTGATGGTGGGTTGGTACGGAATGAATTTTAAAAATATGCCTGAACTTCTCGACCCATGGGGATATCCGGTATTCATACTAGCCAGTTTCCTCGTGATTGTTGTTTTAATCATTTATTTTAAAAAGAAAAAATGGCTGTAA
- a CDS encoding SOS response-associated peptidase has protein sequence MCGRYYVDDEAAREIENIVKTLDQKLKAERMGDVCPSQSALVLAGQTQGIVPEIMQWGFPGFQGNRLLINARSEGVLEKKTFRDSVLHRRCVIPAKGFYEWNDKKEKYQFERQDGQPVLFMAGCFQIYQGQERFVILTTGANSSVSPVHGRMPLILEPGEWGSWILDDGAVENFLRKTPAFLKKKSEYQQLSLF, from the coding sequence ATGTGCGGGCGTTATTATGTGGATGATGAGGCTGCCAGAGAGATTGAGAATATTGTAAAGACACTGGATCAGAAGCTAAAGGCAGAGCGAATGGGAGATGTATGCCCATCTCAGAGTGCACTGGTGCTTGCGGGACAGACACAAGGGATAGTACCAGAAATTATGCAGTGGGGATTTCCGGGATTCCAGGGGAACCGGCTTTTAATCAATGCAAGGTCGGAAGGAGTATTGGAAAAGAAAACCTTCCGGGACAGCGTGCTGCATAGAAGATGCGTGATTCCGGCAAAAGGTTTTTATGAGTGGAATGATAAAAAAGAAAAGTATCAGTTTGAACGTCAGGATGGGCAGCCTGTGCTCTTTATGGCAGGCTGCTTTCAGATATACCAGGGCCAGGAGCGGTTTGTAATCCTGACTACAGGGGCAAACTCCTCTGTCAGTCCAGTCCATGGACGGATGCCTTTGATTTTGGAGCCAGGGGAGTGGGGATCCTGGATCTTGGATGATGGGGCAGTGGAAAACTTTCTACGAAAGACACCAGCTTTTCTAAAGAAAAAATCTGAATACCAGCAGCTGAGCCTATTTTAA
- a CDS encoding LysR family transcriptional regulator — MLNLLELEQLVAFADCGRLSKAAEILHISQPTITRTMQHLEDAFGVSLFQRSKNHISLNETGWKAVEYARQLLRSEEQARLGVRAFDKSLHTITVSSCAPAPLWYLLPALSSRFPDMAVSSSIKNNTSVLEDLKSDACTLAVLPEELTAEEYCCIPFLKENLYACVPLGHPLAQCLQITFSELNGHNFLLASKLGFWDDMCRERMPASRFLVQTDPFALEELIRESSLPCFSTNLSRNRRGLLKDRIEIPISDPSAHITFYAVFPQKDKLFVNTFSQVVRTATLL; from the coding sequence ATGTTGAATCTATTAGAATTAGAACAGCTCGTTGCCTTTGCGGACTGCGGAAGATTATCAAAGGCGGCTGAGATATTGCACATATCCCAGCCAACTATCACAAGAACTATGCAGCATCTGGAAGATGCCTTTGGCGTCTCTCTATTCCAACGCAGCAAAAACCATATTTCATTAAACGAAACCGGATGGAAGGCTGTAGAATATGCAAGACAGCTTTTAAGGTCAGAAGAGCAGGCAAGACTAGGAGTCCGTGCATTTGATAAAAGCCTGCATACCATCACAGTCAGTTCCTGCGCTCCCGCGCCTTTATGGTATCTGCTCCCGGCGTTATCCTCCCGATTCCCAGATATGGCGGTCTCCTCTTCCATCAAAAATAACACATCCGTCCTGGAGGATCTGAAATCCGATGCCTGTACCCTGGCAGTTCTGCCAGAAGAACTGACCGCAGAAGAATATTGCTGTATACCATTTCTGAAAGAAAATCTGTATGCTTGCGTTCCCCTTGGCCATCCCCTTGCACAATGCTTACAAATTACATTTTCTGAACTGAACGGACATAATTTTTTACTTGCCTCAAAGCTCGGTTTCTGGGATGATATGTGCCGGGAGCGCATGCCTGCTTCAAGATTTCTCGTACAGACCGACCCTTTTGCACTGGAAGAATTGATTCGGGAATCTTCACTCCCCTGCTTTTCCACAAACCTTTCCAGAAACAGAAGGGGATTGCTAAAAGACAGAATCGAAATACCCATCTCAGACCCAAGCGCACATATTACATTTTATGCGGTTTTCCCGCAGAAAGATAAGTTGTTTGTGAATACTTTTTCACAAGTTGTTCGTACTGCCACATTATTATAG
- a CDS encoding aldo/keto reductase — MDYVTLNNGVKMPKLGYGVYQTPPEETERCVLEAIQVGYRSIDTAQAYGNEEGVGNALAKCGLPREEFFITTKVWISNAGYEKAKASILESLKKLQTHYIDLLLIHQPFGDYYGTYRAMEEAYKAGKVRAIGVSNFYPDRFLDMHHFAEIKPAVNQVETHVFQQQKEAKEYMKKNGTQIMSWGPFAEGKNDYFNNPVLKQVGEKYGKSAAQVALRFLLQSDVVLIPKSARKSRMEENFGIFDFSLTAEEMKQIEALDTGESLFFSHYDPKTVEWFMTMV, encoded by the coding sequence ATGGACTATGTGACATTAAATAATGGTGTAAAGATGCCAAAATTAGGATACGGGGTGTATCAGACGCCGCCAGAGGAAACAGAGCGCTGTGTGCTGGAGGCGATTCAGGTTGGATACCGCAGTATTGACACTGCACAGGCATATGGAAATGAGGAGGGTGTAGGCAATGCGTTGGCAAAATGCGGACTTCCGAGAGAGGAGTTTTTTATAACTACAAAAGTATGGATTTCCAATGCTGGGTATGAGAAGGCCAAGGCTTCCATTTTGGAATCTCTGAAAAAACTACAGACCCATTATATCGACCTCCTGCTGATTCATCAGCCTTTTGGCGATTATTATGGAACCTACCGGGCAATGGAAGAGGCATATAAAGCTGGGAAGGTCCGTGCCATCGGTGTATCCAATTTCTATCCCGACAGATTCCTGGACATGCATCATTTTGCGGAGATTAAACCGGCGGTCAACCAGGTAGAAACCCATGTATTCCAGCAGCAGAAGGAAGCGAAGGAATACATGAAGAAAAATGGAACACAGATAATGTCCTGGGGGCCGTTTGCGGAAGGGAAAAATGATTATTTTAATAATCCGGTATTGAAACAGGTGGGTGAAAAGTACGGGAAATCTGCCGCCCAGGTTGCGCTTAGGTTTCTGCTTCAGAGTGATGTGGTGCTGATTCCCAAGTCTGCGCGCAAGAGCCGGATGGAGGAAAATTTCGGAATCTTTGATTTTTCGCTTACAGCAGAGGAGATGAAGCAGATTGAAGCATTAGATACAGGTGAGAGTTTATTCTTTTCCCATTATGATCCGAAAACAGTAGAGTGGTTTATGACCATGGTATAA